A genomic segment from Flavobacterium sp. 9R encodes:
- a CDS encoding S8 family serine peptidase: MKYFLFLLMPFTLFSQSELERSFILNSYNKAKVQKLLSDNHSKNLVQSKLINEFKKRNRIVDSDKMSLVRIRKGVPFYYKVYNDLSAKTIGANELYVGGSLGLSLSGENIFAGVWDGGKVRDTHIEFSGRVTINDGGGALSEHATHVTGTIIASGVSASRKGIAFNAKAYTNDWNSDIDEMTIFASQGYLVSNHSYGYALTPSSPKSIFGSYDESSIEIDDISNVFPYYQVVYAAGNDRNDFALPQIQDKLGYDMLSGATCSKNSIVVAAVNKVENYSDNTSVSMSNFSNYGPTDDGRIKPDISAAGVGISSTISTSNTAYGVNNGTSMAAPAITGLIVLLQNHFNNLNPSKYMKASMVRGLLIHSAKEAGSGLGPDYEFGWGLADGKKAAQIISNANKSSVIEQVVLSNNGVYSKTIVLNSRQPLGVTICWTDPTGALNTADVIDEKAPRLVNNLDLKIMKDGVVYFPWKLDVSSPQSPATQNSDNDVDNVEKVYIENAEPGTYTIEVKHKGVLKDGSQEFSLIADAASGLTLSSKDFSIEKSIQIYPNPAQDFVSFSLPSEFNLKSIKVYDVLGKEVLSTNEFSNNQLRIGSLNKGLYLISFVGDNTSVTSKFIKE; this comes from the coding sequence ATGAAATATTTTTTATTTTTATTGATGCCTTTTACACTTTTTTCACAAAGTGAATTGGAAAGATCATTTATTTTAAATTCATATAACAAGGCAAAAGTTCAAAAGCTTCTGAGTGATAACCATAGTAAAAATCTGGTTCAATCCAAGTTAATTAATGAGTTTAAGAAAAGAAATAGAATTGTTGATTCTGACAAGATGTCTTTAGTCCGAATTAGAAAAGGGGTTCCTTTTTATTATAAAGTTTATAATGATTTATCTGCTAAAACAATAGGAGCAAATGAATTGTATGTAGGAGGAAGTTTAGGCTTGAGTTTGTCTGGTGAGAATATTTTTGCAGGGGTTTGGGATGGAGGAAAAGTTAGAGATACTCATATTGAATTTTCAGGTAGAGTTACCATTAATGATGGAGGAGGTGCGTTAAGTGAACATGCTACACACGTAACAGGTACTATAATTGCGTCAGGAGTATCTGCTTCTAGAAAAGGTATTGCATTTAATGCCAAAGCTTATACAAATGATTGGAATTCAGATATTGATGAAATGACAATTTTTGCTAGTCAAGGTTATTTAGTTTCTAATCATTCTTACGGGTATGCTTTAACTCCTTCTTCACCAAAATCAATTTTTGGTAGTTATGATGAATCCTCAATTGAAATTGATGACATATCTAATGTTTTTCCTTATTATCAAGTAGTCTATGCTGCTGGTAATGATAGGAATGATTTTGCTTTGCCTCAGATTCAAGATAAGCTAGGTTATGATATGTTATCAGGAGCTACGTGTTCTAAAAACAGTATTGTTGTTGCTGCAGTCAATAAAGTTGAAAACTATTCTGATAATACTAGTGTTTCAATGAGTAATTTTAGTAATTACGGTCCTACTGATGATGGTAGAATTAAGCCTGATATCTCTGCAGCAGGTGTTGGAATAAGCTCAACAATTTCGACAAGCAACACGGCTTATGGTGTTAATAATGGAACCTCAATGGCAGCTCCGGCTATCACAGGTTTGATTGTATTACTTCAGAATCATTTTAATAATCTTAATCCATCAAAGTATATGAAAGCTTCAATGGTTAGAGGTTTATTAATTCATTCTGCAAAAGAAGCAGGAAGTGGTCTTGGTCCTGACTATGAGTTTGGTTGGGGGCTGGCTGACGGGAAGAAAGCTGCACAAATTATTTCTAATGCCAACAAAAGTTCGGTAATTGAGCAAGTAGTTTTAAGTAATAATGGTGTGTATTCAAAAACAATTGTTTTGAATTCAAGACAGCCTTTAGGTGTTACTATTTGTTGGACAGATCCGACAGGAGCCCTAAACACGGCTGATGTCATAGATGAAAAAGCTCCTAGATTAGTAAATAACTTGGATTTGAAGATAATGAAAGACGGTGTTGTTTATTTTCCTTGGAAATTAGATGTTAGTAGTCCTCAAAGTCCTGCAACACAAAATTCTGATAATGACGTTGACAATGTTGAAAAAGTTTATATTGAGAATGCTGAACCTGGAACCTATACAATAGAAGTTAAGCACAAAGGTGTTTTGAAAGATGGTAGTCAAGAATTCTCTTTAATTGCTGATGCAGCCAGTGGTTTGACATTATCAAGTAAAGATTTCTCTATTGAAAAATCTATACAGATTTATCCAAATCCTGCACAAGATTTTGTTTCGTTTTCTTTGCCTTCAGAATTTAATCTTAAATCTATTAAAGTGTATGATGTTTTGGGTAAGGAGGTTTTGTCTACTAATGAATTTAGCAATAATCAATTGAGAATTGGTAGTCTTAACAAAGGACTTTATTTGATATCTTTTGTGGGTGATAATACTTCAGTAACTTCAAAATTTATTAAAGAATAG